The nucleotide window GTACAAGATTGGTTGAAAGAAATTGGTGCTTCTATAAAGAGAGTTAGACAAGTTGTGAGATACATTAGACAATCTCCCGCTAGGATTAGAAAGTTTAAAGAATGTTGTGAATCTCAAAAGTTAACTTCCAAGAGATCACTATGCTTAGATGTTTCAACTCGATGGAACTCTACATACATGATGCTagacacaacacaacaatttgaGCTTGCCTTTGACAAATATAGTTTCTTTGATATTGGATTGTTGTATCATCTTCGTACCTATGTATGTGAAGATGGAACTAGTGCAGGTGATCTCACAAGTGCTGACTGGAATAATGTGAGAACAATGGTAAAATTTCTTGAAGCTTTTTATTTGCTTACTTTGAGGGTCTCTACTTCTATTTATGTCACTTCCAATGTGCATTTTGTTGAAATTTGTGAGCTTGATCTTATTTTAAAAGAGTGGATGGAACATGAAGATACTAGTTTGAAAGAAATggcaaaaaatgaaagaaaaatttgCCAAGTATTGGGGTGAACCTGAAAAAATGAACAAGATGATCTTTATTGCATCAATTTTGGATCCCCGTAACAAGCTTGAATATGTTCCTTTTGCAATTGTGAGGATGTTTGGAGAAAAAGTAGGGAAAAAATTGATTTTAGAGGTGAAAAATTATATGgattctttgtttgattgttatgttaaaaaaaattcaataggAACATCATCTGCTTCATCTGGAAACACAACAGCTATTGTCAGTGGTTATGGTAGCTTTTTGAAAAGAGGAACAATGAGAACAAAATTGGAATTTGAGAAACATAAGGAAGTGACCGGAGGTTTAGGTACTAAATCAGAGTTAGAAAGATATCTTGCTGAAGATCTTGAGCCTGAAACAGatgactttaaaatcttaaagtGGTGGAAAATCAATGAGCCTAGATTTCCCATTCTTGCGGAGATGGCTCGTGATGTATTAGCCATTCTTATTTCAAGTGTTGCATCTGAATGTGCATTCAGCACGGGAGGTCGCATTTTTGACTCGTTCAGGAGTTCGTTGACGCCTAAACTGGTTCAATCTCTTATTTGTCTTCAAGATTGGCTTAGAAGTGAACCTATTCCTATTAAAGTTGAGGAAGACTTGGAGTATCTGGAACAACTAGAACTTGGTAATTATTTTGTGTTTTGCCTTTACTATATTACTAATAGTTTACTTAACACTGATGCATGACAaagttttcttcaatattttctttAGATCTGGCTAATAGTGCAAAAGATTCAACTATTATTGACATATAGTTGCAACATGTACCATGTGTGGTAAGTTGATAGCCTTTTGTATATTTGAAGATACATTGATATACTTTATTATAAATCAATTGTTTTTAGACCTATAATTATGTCTTTTGTTGCAAAGGTTTGATCATGGCGCCTAAATGGAAGTGATGCTGCAGTAAATAGACTTCACTTGTTTCATGCTACTTAATGTAATTATTTCTCTGGTTTTGAGACTTCAGCAGCATGAAAACTTTCTAACTTTTAGATTACTCTTTTGGTTATGTAATATGCTTGTACTAAACAGTGGCAGCAAAGTAGCATAGATTCTAAGTTTTTTGTTCTCTCATGGCTGTAAGCAGTGGCAGCAAAGCAGCATAGCTCTTTTGGTTTTTTGGTTGTGTAATGTAGTGTTCTTTTGGTTGTAACTACTAACTACTCCCTACTCCCTAGTTTATATTTGTTTTGTATGATTGTGGGATCTTGTATGGACCAAGTAGAGGTGTAATTAGCAGCATCCTTTAGTTATGTACTTATGGTTATGTACTTATGTTTGTTAGCAGCATCAATTATAAGGTCTCTTTTTATTAGGATGATTTGAGTAACATGGAACTCATACCAGATTTTTGTTACCAGATTTGAGTAACAGGGAACTCATACCAGATTGAGAAATCAATGTTTAAATTGATGTAATAAATTGCTCCTTTTTCAGTCATCTCATTCCCACTTCAAAAAATTCAGGCTTAGACTGAACTTTATAAAATTGGGCCTAGTGTAGTAGTGTTTGTTATATATGGGCTTACCCTACATATAGTTTATGATTATGTAAATAAAAGAACAGATTTATGACTTAACAcattcaaaaagtcaaaaattttgGAAACAACCAACAAATTAGTCCAATTATTAAGCAGAATAAGCCCAGCCCAATATGATAATGTTCAAACCGACCCAAAATAAACCGAACTGAACTAAACTTATTTCAGTTCGATTTCGGTTATCATATTTACAAAAGCGAAAACCAAATAACCGAACCGAATTTACACAAACTGAACCGAACCgaccgaacgcccacccctaaCCTGCAGAGTTTGGTATCGATGAGGATATTTATAATGTCAATGATCTAGTTGAAAATGGTATGTGGAATGTGGATAAAATGTATGAGAGCCTACCAGAAGATTTGGCACACCACATTGTGCAGAATATTAGACCACCAACTGAAAGTTCACAGTTAGATACTCCTTTCTGGATGCTTGAAACAAGGGGACATTTTACAGTAAAGTCTGCATGGGATTACCTGCGAAGAAGAGCCAACCCAAGATTAGCTTACAAGATGATATGGGTAAAAGGTTTACCTttcaagatatccttcttccTGTGGAAGGTGTGGAAAGCCAAACTGCCACTTGATGATTTCTTGCATAAACTAGGATACTCCATGCCATCTAAATGTTGGTGTTTTGCTGATCCTAAGGAAGAGTCATTACTACATTTGTTCTTCACATCCAATGCAGCTAGAAGTGTCTGGACTTACTTCCTGAGGAGAGCAGGAATTGCATTAGATGGGTTGTCATTACATCAAGCAATTATAAAGTGTTGGACAGCACCAGTTGTACCTAGATTGAATCCAGTGTTACAAGCTCTACCTACATGCATTGTATGGGAACTTTGGAAGAGAAGAAACAGTTTGAAATATGGAGAAGCAGTGTCAGTGAGTAGAGTTATTTACTAGGTGTCATCTACTATGCAAGCTCTGGTCCAACTGAAAAAGCCTAGACTATATGTGCCTCACAAGTGGCTGGACTTACTGACAATGATGGAGCAATACACACCTCAACTGAAATATGATAAAGTGTTATGGGAATTTCCTTCAAGAGGATGGATCAAAGTGAATACGGATGGAGCATGTAGAGGGAACCCAGGGAGGAGTTCAATTGGTTTCTACATAAGGGAAGAGGTAGGTGATTTGATATATGCAGAAGGAAGGGAGATTTCTGAAGGAACCAACAATGAATCAGAAGCGGTAGCTATTGTGGAGGCATTGAAGATGTGCAAAATCTTAATTATTTCTAGATATGGCTGCACATAGATTCTATGCTATTAAAGAACATTATAGAGGAATCATGGAAGCCTCCTTGGTATATTACTGAACATGTAGAGGAGATTTTAAGATTGAAGGAACAAAGTATCATGGAATTTTCACGCTGGAAATGTATCGCATGCTGGACAATGAATTGTTTCTCTCAATGCTGGAGATGCACGCATGGCATACGCATGAGGTGATCGTGACTTTGAAGAAAGGCGTCCATCAAGAAGGCATGCGCATGGGGTTTGACAACAAACAGCTGGGAAATATTTTATTGGGAATGCTTTGGACATTTAAGCATGCACTTGATTTGCACAATTCGAGAAAATGTGGATTACAGCATGTGCGAGCACAGGGATGCAATTTAAGGTAGGTTGCATGCCTGACTGCAATTGTTTTAAATGGACGCATGATTTCGAGAAGCAGGATCTCGAGAAATTTCCAGCTCTGTGTTTGACAATAGCTGTAATTAAATAATGGCCAGGTTAAACAATGGCCAGTGCTCACATTTTCGGCGCAGCAACAGGAAGGGGATCGAAGGAAAATATTATACGCGTGGGATGGGTTGATGCATTAAACTTGATGCAGATTATGGCTACATTTACAGTCAGCATGGTACACATTTGAATTGGGCTTCACTGGACTAGAAATAAAAGGAAGCAAAGGACATCTTCGGCCTAGATTTGTAGTTTAAATTTTGAGTGCAGTGCTCAATTTTGATAATAGTCTACttgttaagttcaaattttaTTCCTTTCATTTTGTAGGAGATCATgacattttattttgtttttttaattttgttatatataaaaaaactagccctaggcgcttgcctagtggattgccaaaaaaaaaagatactcAAATTTTAGAGTATATGTATTGTTAAGTACCTCTGACCCTTGACTATGCTTGTGTTACACCCCAcattttcatacgtgaaagtacggCATAAGAAAATTGATGAAAGTTCGGTAATGTGATATTACATTctatatttttgtacgttaaagtttcgtctcaAGTTAATCGATGTATGTTTGGGAATgggatttattttgggattataagcgtcatgctatttcaaacaagtgataagtaaattcatgaaggtgagagggtaagtgagtcgaagaaaatgagtttcatcgaagtttgccaatttgggataaaatacggtccgagctataatacccgatatttatggactagtaccatgcaaggtaacatatgaccatgatagtgaggtgtataaggtattTCAAAagtagtagtattttaagtaatttgagataattcctaattatgggTATAATTGATTAATGGTAGGGATAATTGTGGAATTAAAAAGGATTATGTGGATAAGGACAATTTTTTGGGGTttccacatggcattaagccAAGCCAAAGTGGCAAAATATCCATGATGAGTCAaaaagatgtcacgacccaaactggagggccatgactagcacccgaccatacttgccgatcaccaacgtacattttatctaaccttttttttattatcttttagggttgacgagatcaatataaatggtagacctagatcatggacaaccagcaataaaatatgatggcatgaacatacatagcaggggatgaccagacaatcaagaaactacatataaggtacgagctaccacgctaccatcaAAGACTATACAActaaaaccagccgacaaggcataccaaactatacatgagtcgacacttgtctatgagcctctataGGAACATAAGtactgcaacatagccggaacagtcccccgacatacccataatgtctataacaaaaatgcatactaagaccacgacaagtccggaggagggatctcgccaatcactacTGAACTAGACAACCTACTGTgttgggggagctgcacctgcctgtctattagggcctgcagcacgacataCAATgcccacaaacaaaaggacgccagtacgaataaagtactgagtatgtaaggcagggaaccataaatatcAACAGTAATGTAagtagggatagagaatatacaacctggaacatctgagtacctctgagggctactgacatgaaatgcatgatacatatgtataaatacataaacctttaaagcattcacctatgtgggcatcatcatcatcatatcgtacccggccataataggctcggtaaaaaaatgtacccggccatcataaggctcggtagaatcgtacctggccacgtagagctcggtaaaacccaactgatcagtggttgcacaatatgtgccgtacccagccgactatagcgcggctcggtagagtaaaatagatacatatatataatacatgctcgactcatggaatcacattctaagcctttcggagtgacataaggtcggtatcctctttacacgttattaggaccaattCTTcattatgaaccttataagaatgaggaagtaccaacaacattgataacataagaataagagaagcaacattaacatcaatcgttccataagagggaaagcaatgtaagtactgctagcttctaagagtagagtatctttggaagctcattcattacattatgtacaatcggagtcgtgaaaaagaagaaaagggatagcctcacataccttgtatatacttccccaatcacaagctatgcaattgtcacatttccttagtctacaataagagaaacgatactatcgttatcattttagtgtcataactattatgtatcgaccacaacctattttacattgaaacggacaacacctcccctatatatatgacttttcaccattccaaacaatcaccaaacagcccaaacaacatcaataataaacatattgagcctcccaaaacagtccacgcacaacctaattacatcatacatacgacgaccaccgtagtcgtgtcaaacaacccggaaatgttacgaatcactatcagcccacaaccctacatatatatggtgttcctccacacccttacacctccaaaactccacaaaattgtagtaaaacacgcagcccaatagcaacacaaaacagtccacaaacagtccgctacaagtgaataactcgaactcacggcttccgatcactgtcCCGTGAGTTATTACATGTATAGAATGAATTACCATGAATTAACAGCAgataaaaatgtatgaaagatggcagtaacttaccttacttgttggataactcagcccctcccttggttcttcaaactctaggttttaccttcaaattgaacttgaaagagagggaaaatcgattagggtttgtgtgggatttttggggaggagttgcaggggttaactttggttttgagggtctgaaatatggatgaaataactgagttcataaccccttaaaattcctctcttggccgacttaggtcttttaattttgtcctatcattttggcaagtaggtgatgcacctacttgtcatctaccaatctgcgcaggcttgcaaaaatatgaatatctctatactctgagatcgtattgacaaatggtttaatgcgttggtaACTAGACTTGTATATCTTTAATTTTGTgtgtagatcaccccgtaattccttgtaaattaggagaaaagcttagaaatatttaacctaatgtttaagtaaaattatgaacctaagttgcgacaacgtttgtcgacttttgtttcataactcatttgacttcaagacttatgatacagatattatatgattcaaacaccttaatacatgaccttgagtgtattaagaacctctaggtttacctgaaaatacgagttaccacatccttgattcgtttaacttctaatacttgttaatcacccttatacacccttgtatcacttaagaccaataggattaacttcttatcatctcaacggtaattccttcttgaatttatgttaactaatatatggcatgaactaacgcgtgtggatatgggttgtaacaccctttcccccttaggaacatttgtcctcgaatgtaagggttcatggggagtttaaatcatcgtggattccggtcaagtttctcccataaataaaggacaaacttgcaagcggtTAACTCAATGTATGGCATTATAAGAGTATGCAAAACATTATGGAcatacattatctgcatatcgccattttATATTAAGGAAGAGttttctcaagttattgcttacctcatagagccatttcaccttccaatgtatcatgtgttccaccagcatccttgttatcttcattctggaataggtacggttatttagacttcatctcctcttctgtttcccatgttatttcttccatattcttgttccttcacaatactttgatggaagctacatcttttgttctcagcttgcagaCTTGTCGAtccaatatagccactggcacttcttcatatgataggtcctctgtaacctgta belongs to Nicotiana tabacum cultivar K326 chromosome 6, ASM71507v2, whole genome shotgun sequence and includes:
- the LOC107761378 gene encoding zinc finger BED domain-containing protein RICESLEEPER 2-like, with amino-acid sequence MNKMIFIASILDPRNKLEYVPFAIVRMFGEKVGKKLILEVKNYMDSLFDCYVKKNSIGTSSASSGNTTAIVSGYGSFLKRGTMRTKLEFEKHKEVTGGLGTKSELERYLAEDLEPETDDFKILKWWKINEPRFPILAEMARDVLAILISSVASECAFSTGGRIFDSFRSSLTPKLVQSLICLQDWLRSEPIPIKVEEDLEYLEQLELDLANSAKDSTIIDI
- the LOC142181841 gene encoding uncharacterized protein LOC142181841, yielding MYESLPEDLAHHIVQNIRPPTESSQLDTPFWMLETRGHFTVKSAWDYLRRRANPRLAYKMIWVKGLPFKISFFLWKVWKAKLPLDDFLHKLGYSMPSKCWCFADPKEESLLHLFFTSNAARSVWTYFLRRAGIALDGLSLHQAIIKCWTAPVVPRLNPVLQALPTCIVWELWKRRNSLKYGEAVSVSRVIY